A stretch of the Gemmatirosa kalamazoonensis genome encodes the following:
- a CDS encoding fumarylacetoacetate hydrolase family protein: protein MKLIRFGAPGREKPGVLLPDGRRVDASSFIVDYDEEFFGSDGLARLERWLRNAGASAPEVPADARLGPPVARPSKIVCIGLNFRDHAAETGAKIPEEPIVFLKATSALAGPDDDVIIPRHSEKTDWEVELGVVIGKRASYVSEADAMSHVAGYVLHNDYSERAFQLERGGQWVKGKSCDTFAPLGPFLATRDEIADPHALRMWLRVNGETMQDGTSADMIFGVPKLVSYLSEFMSLLPGDVVSTGTPAGVGLGMKPPRFLKPGDEVELGIDGLGTSKQRLRACR from the coding sequence ATGAAGCTGATCCGATTCGGCGCGCCGGGGCGCGAGAAGCCCGGCGTGCTCCTTCCCGACGGCCGGCGCGTGGACGCGTCGAGCTTCATCGTCGACTACGACGAGGAGTTCTTCGGATCCGACGGGCTCGCGCGGCTCGAGCGGTGGCTGCGCAACGCCGGCGCGTCGGCGCCCGAGGTGCCGGCCGACGCGCGACTCGGCCCGCCGGTCGCGCGGCCGAGCAAGATCGTGTGCATCGGGCTCAACTTCCGCGACCACGCGGCGGAGACGGGCGCGAAGATCCCCGAGGAGCCGATCGTGTTCCTGAAGGCGACGAGCGCGCTCGCCGGGCCGGACGACGACGTGATCATCCCGCGGCACAGCGAGAAGACCGACTGGGAGGTGGAGCTCGGCGTCGTCATCGGCAAGCGCGCGAGCTACGTGTCGGAGGCCGACGCCATGTCGCACGTCGCCGGCTACGTGCTGCACAACGACTACTCGGAGCGCGCGTTCCAGCTCGAGCGCGGCGGCCAGTGGGTGAAGGGGAAGAGCTGCGACACGTTCGCGCCGTTAGGCCCGTTCCTCGCCACGCGAGACGAGATCGCCGATCCGCACGCGCTCCGCATGTGGCTCCGCGTGAACGGCGAGACGATGCAGGACGGCACGTCGGCGGACATGATCTTCGGCGTACCGAAGCTCGTGAGCTACCTCTCCGAGTTCATGTCGCTGCTCCCGGGCGACGTCGTCTCGACGGGCACGCCGGCGGGCGTGGGGCTCGGCATGAAGCCGCCGCGGTTCCTGAAGCCCGGCGACGAGGTGGAGCTCGGCATCGACGGACTCGGCACGTCGAAGCAGCGGCTGCGCGCCTGCCGGTGA
- a CDS encoding SDR family NAD(P)-dependent oxidoreductase, with translation MTHDLTNRTAVVTGAASGIGRAIALHFAAAGARVAALDVNDDALRELVAEAERDGGSAAAFPCDVREQSAVLETFRVVAERFGPVDALVNSAGVAHVGTVESTEEADFDRLYAVNVKGVYNCLRAVVPSMKGRGGAILNVASVAAVVGIPDRFAYSMTKGAVLTMTYSVARDYVAHGIRCNAISPARVHTPFVDGFLARSYPGREPEMFEALSRTQPIGRMGRPDEIAALALFLCSDAAAFITGSNYTIDGGFVSLKM, from the coding sequence GTGACCCACGACCTCACGAACAGGACCGCCGTCGTCACCGGCGCCGCGTCGGGCATCGGCCGAGCAATCGCGCTGCACTTCGCCGCGGCGGGTGCGCGCGTGGCGGCGCTCGACGTGAACGACGACGCGCTGCGCGAGCTGGTCGCGGAGGCGGAGCGCGACGGCGGCTCGGCGGCGGCGTTCCCGTGCGACGTGCGCGAGCAGTCGGCGGTGCTCGAGACGTTCCGCGTGGTGGCCGAGCGGTTCGGGCCCGTCGACGCGCTCGTGAACAGCGCCGGCGTCGCGCACGTGGGCACGGTGGAGAGCACCGAGGAGGCCGACTTCGATCGGCTGTACGCGGTGAACGTGAAGGGCGTCTACAACTGCCTGCGCGCCGTCGTGCCGAGCATGAAGGGGCGCGGCGGTGCGATCCTCAACGTCGCGTCGGTCGCCGCCGTCGTCGGCATCCCGGACCGCTTCGCGTACTCCATGACGAAGGGCGCCGTGCTCACGATGACGTACTCGGTGGCGCGCGACTACGTGGCGCACGGCATCCGCTGCAACGCCATCTCGCCGGCGCGCGTGCACACGCCGTTCGTCGACGGCTTCCTCGCGCGCAGCTACCCGGGCCGCGAGCCGGAGATGTTCGAGGCGCTCTCCCGCACGCAGCCCATCGGCCGCATGGGACGCCCCGACGAGATTGCGGCGCTCGCGCTGTTCCTCTGCTCCGACGCGGCGGCGTTCATCACCGGCAGCAACTACACCATCGACGGCGGGTTCGTCTCCCTCAAGATGTGA
- a CDS encoding amidohydrolase family protein, with protein sequence MTDAHVHFWDPSALHYPWLEELPALRRAFGPDEYATAAGDAPVERLVFVECNCVAEESAREVAFVERLAEREPRIAGIVAFADVAAHGAAALDALPDSPLVKGVRQNIQGQPSGFCIRRTFVDGVREAARRGLAFDLCATHDQLGDVIALVERCPDARFVLDHCGKPAIRARAIDTWGRDLATLAAHDGVWCKLSGLLTEAGAEWTQDDLLPYAERVAEHFGPARMLYGSDWPVLTLAGTYAQWYDFTRRVAKDWSGPERDAFYSGNAARAYEL encoded by the coding sequence ATGACGGACGCGCACGTGCACTTCTGGGATCCGTCGGCGCTGCACTACCCGTGGCTCGAGGAGCTCCCCGCGCTGCGCCGCGCGTTCGGTCCGGACGAATACGCGACGGCGGCCGGCGACGCGCCGGTGGAGCGGCTCGTGTTCGTGGAGTGCAACTGCGTCGCCGAGGAGAGCGCACGCGAGGTCGCGTTCGTGGAGCGGCTGGCCGAGCGCGAGCCCCGGATCGCCGGCATCGTGGCGTTCGCCGACGTCGCCGCGCACGGTGCGGCGGCGCTCGACGCGCTCCCGGACTCGCCGCTCGTGAAGGGCGTGCGCCAGAACATCCAGGGCCAGCCGTCCGGCTTCTGTATACGGCGTACATTCGTCGACGGCGTGCGCGAGGCGGCGCGGCGCGGGCTCGCGTTCGACCTCTGCGCGACGCACGACCAGCTCGGCGACGTGATCGCGCTCGTCGAGCGGTGCCCGGACGCGCGCTTCGTGCTCGATCACTGCGGCAAGCCGGCGATCCGCGCGCGGGCGATCGACACGTGGGGTCGCGACCTCGCGACGCTCGCCGCGCACGACGGCGTGTGGTGCAAGCTCTCCGGGCTGCTCACCGAGGCGGGCGCGGAGTGGACGCAGGACGACCTGCTGCCGTACGCCGAGCGCGTCGCGGAGCACTTCGGTCCCGCGCGCATGCTCTACGGGAGCGACTGGCCGGTGCTGACGCTCGCGGGCACGTACGCGCAGTGGTACGATTTCACACGGCGCGTGGCGAAGGATTGGAGCGGCCCGGAGCGCGACGCGTTCTATTCGGGAAACGCGGCTCGAGCGTACGAACTATGA
- a CDS encoding zinc-dependent alcohol dehydrogenase → MRAAVLVDVNRIEVRDVPRAVLAPHEVRVRVGAVGLCGTDVHIVEGHANYHRDAHGRVVPLASCPQILGHEIAGEVVEIGADARGVRVGERVIVDQGRTCVGERRTPVCEYCATGDSHQCEWYAEHGITGLPGGFAEEIVVPAANVVPLASDLDLLRAALAEPLGCVVHSTETVLRAPSRYRLAGDAAAVRTVVLCGAGPSGLLFVQYLRNVLGFDGTLLVSEPSARRRVLAERFGGETIDPTSTPLADAVRDRTEGRMAELLIDASGAGAVIAAVPELVRKQGTVLFYAHGHAGVDLSVMNGVQFLEPTMLSPCGASGGFEPDGRPTTYVRALRMIESGRIDVGSLVTHRYHSLDAVPQAFAGDHRLPEYVKGVVVL, encoded by the coding sequence ATGCGAGCAGCGGTGCTGGTGGACGTGAACCGCATCGAGGTGCGCGACGTCCCGCGTGCCGTGCTCGCGCCGCACGAGGTGCGGGTGCGCGTCGGCGCGGTGGGGCTGTGCGGCACCGACGTGCACATCGTGGAGGGGCACGCGAACTATCACCGCGACGCGCACGGCCGCGTCGTGCCGCTCGCCTCGTGCCCGCAGATCCTCGGCCACGAGATCGCCGGCGAGGTCGTGGAGATCGGCGCGGACGCGCGCGGGGTGCGCGTGGGCGAGCGCGTGATCGTCGACCAGGGACGCACGTGCGTCGGCGAGCGGCGCACGCCGGTGTGCGAGTACTGCGCGACCGGCGACTCGCACCAGTGCGAGTGGTACGCCGAGCACGGGATCACCGGGCTCCCGGGCGGCTTCGCCGAGGAGATCGTCGTGCCGGCGGCGAACGTGGTGCCGCTGGCGTCGGACCTCGACCTCCTGCGCGCCGCGCTGGCGGAGCCGCTGGGCTGCGTCGTGCACTCGACGGAGACCGTGCTGCGCGCGCCGTCGCGCTACCGGCTCGCCGGCGATGCGGCAGCCGTGCGCACGGTGGTGCTGTGCGGTGCCGGACCGTCGGGGCTCCTGTTCGTGCAGTACCTGCGCAACGTGCTGGGCTTCGACGGCACGCTGCTGGTGTCGGAGCCGAGCGCGCGGCGCCGCGTGCTGGCCGAGCGGTTCGGCGGCGAGACGATCGATCCGACGTCGACGCCGCTCGCCGACGCGGTGCGCGACCGCACGGAGGGCCGCATGGCCGAGCTGCTGATCGACGCATCGGGCGCCGGCGCGGTGATCGCCGCGGTGCCCGAGCTCGTGCGCAAGCAGGGCACGGTGCTGTTCTACGCGCACGGCCATGCCGGCGTCGATCTCAGCGTGATGAACGGCGTCCAGTTCCTCGAGCCGACCATGCTCTCCCCGTGTGGCGCGTCCGGCGGCTTCGAGCCCGACGGCCGCCCGACGACGTACGTGCGCGCGCTGCGCATGATCGAGAGCGGCCGTATCGACGTCGGCTCGCTCGTGACGCATCGTTACCACTCGCTCGACGCCGTGCCGCAGGCGTTCGCCGGCGATCACCGGCTGCCGGAGTACGTGAAGGGAGTCGTGGTGCTGTAA
- a CDS encoding L-fuconate dehydratase — MSRITITSVTTHDVRFPTSRALDGSDAMNPDPDYSAAYVVLGTDAPGLEGHGLTFTIGRGNELCVAAIDALAPMVRGVTLDDITADMGAFWRRVVGDTQLRWVGPEKGVLHLATAALVNAVWDLWAKAEGKPLWKLLVDLSPEEIVRCVDFRYVTDALTPDEALAILRRNAGTRAEREAEMRRDGYPAYTTSAGWLGYPDEKIRRLCAEGVAAGWNHFKIKVGRDLADDLRRAALVREAIGPDRKLMVDANQVWDVGEAIAWMGELARFDPWWIEEPTSPDDVLGHAAVARAVAPIGVATGEQCQNRVVFKQLMQANAIRFCQIDACRLGGVNEVIAVLLMAAKFGVPVCPHAGGVGLCEYVQHLAIFDYVCVSASLDDRIVEYVDHLHEHFVHPVVIRGGRYVPPTAPGYSITMKPESLRTYAYPNGPAWSS; from the coding sequence GTGAGCCGGATCACGATCACGAGCGTCACGACGCACGACGTCCGCTTCCCGACGTCGCGCGCGCTCGACGGCTCCGACGCGATGAACCCCGACCCGGACTACTCGGCGGCGTACGTGGTGCTCGGGACCGACGCGCCGGGGCTCGAAGGGCACGGGCTGACGTTCACGATCGGGCGCGGCAACGAGCTGTGCGTCGCGGCGATCGACGCGCTCGCGCCGATGGTGCGCGGCGTGACGCTCGACGACATCACCGCGGACATGGGCGCGTTCTGGCGGCGCGTCGTCGGCGACACGCAGCTGCGCTGGGTGGGGCCGGAGAAGGGCGTGCTGCACCTCGCCACCGCGGCGCTCGTGAACGCGGTGTGGGACCTGTGGGCGAAGGCCGAGGGGAAGCCGCTGTGGAAGCTGCTCGTCGACCTGTCGCCCGAGGAGATCGTGCGGTGCGTCGACTTCCGCTACGTCACCGACGCGCTCACGCCCGACGAGGCGCTCGCCATCCTGCGCCGCAACGCCGGCACGCGCGCCGAGCGCGAAGCAGAGATGCGGCGCGACGGGTATCCCGCGTACACGACGTCCGCCGGCTGGCTCGGGTATCCCGACGAGAAGATCCGGCGGCTGTGCGCCGAAGGGGTGGCGGCCGGATGGAACCACTTCAAGATCAAGGTGGGGCGCGACCTCGCCGACGACCTGCGGCGCGCGGCGCTCGTGCGCGAGGCGATCGGTCCCGACCGCAAGCTCATGGTCGACGCGAACCAGGTGTGGGACGTCGGCGAGGCGATCGCATGGATGGGCGAGCTGGCGCGCTTCGACCCGTGGTGGATCGAGGAGCCGACGAGCCCCGACGACGTGCTGGGACACGCGGCGGTCGCGCGTGCCGTCGCGCCGATCGGCGTCGCGACCGGCGAGCAGTGCCAGAACCGCGTCGTGTTCAAGCAGCTCATGCAGGCGAACGCGATCCGCTTCTGTCAGATCGACGCGTGCCGGCTCGGCGGGGTGAACGAGGTGATCGCCGTGCTGCTCATGGCCGCGAAGTTCGGCGTGCCGGTGTGCCCGCACGCCGGTGGCGTGGGGTTGTGCGAGTACGTGCAGCATCTCGCGATCTTCGACTACGTGTGCGTGAGCGCGTCGCTGGACGATCGCATCGTGGAGTACGTCGATCACCTGCACGAGCACTTCGTGCACCCGGTGGTGATCCGCGGCGGCCGCTACGTGCCGCCGACCGCGCCGGGATACAGCATCACGATGAAGCCCGAGAGTCTGCGCACGTACGCCTACCCCAACGGCCCCGCGTGGTCCTCATGA
- a CDS encoding SDR family NAD(P)-dependent oxidoreductase yields the protein MPTAGTRLRDRAVLITGASTGIGRACALRFAREGARLALADVQVEGGEALAREITAAGGTACFVRADVARRADNELAVDACVDRFGRLDVLFCNAGVNLPKRLPDSDDDDIARVLGVNVLGPLYAARHAIPVMQKQGGGCILFTASKTGLVAQTDSPVYCASKGAVVMLAKALALDYATQGIRVNALCPGIIETPMLREFADAMDDPGAAWARYSAAQPMGRLGTAEECADAALWLVSDESSFVTGVALPVDGGFTAM from the coding sequence ATGCCGACGGCGGGCACGCGGCTGCGCGACCGCGCGGTGCTCATCACGGGCGCGAGCACCGGCATCGGCCGTGCGTGCGCGCTGCGCTTCGCGCGCGAGGGCGCGCGGCTCGCGCTCGCCGACGTGCAGGTGGAAGGGGGCGAGGCGCTCGCGCGCGAGATCACCGCGGCCGGCGGCACCGCGTGCTTCGTGCGCGCCGACGTCGCGCGCCGCGCCGACAACGAGCTCGCGGTGGACGCGTGCGTCGACCGCTTCGGGCGGCTCGACGTGCTGTTCTGCAATGCGGGCGTGAACCTGCCGAAGCGGCTTCCCGACTCGGACGACGACGACATCGCCCGCGTGCTCGGCGTGAACGTACTCGGCCCGCTGTACGCGGCACGCCACGCGATCCCCGTGATGCAGAAGCAGGGCGGCGGCTGCATCCTGTTCACGGCGAGCAAGACGGGGCTCGTCGCGCAGACCGACTCTCCGGTGTACTGCGCGTCGAAGGGCGCGGTCGTCATGCTCGCGAAGGCGCTCGCGCTCGACTACGCGACGCAGGGCATCCGCGTGAACGCGCTGTGCCCGGGGATCATCGAGACGCCGATGCTCCGGGAGTTCGCCGACGCGATGGACGATCCCGGGGCGGCGTGGGCGCGCTACTCGGCCGCGCAGCCGATGGGACGGCTGGGCACCGCGGAGGAGTGTGCGGACGCCGCGCTGTGGCTGGTGTCCGACGAGTCGTCGTTCGTCACCGGCGTCGCGCTGCCGGTCGACGGCGGGTTCACGGCGATGTGA
- a CDS encoding alpha-L-fucosidase, which translates to MKTLTRLTVALLLAATAGAQPKPETPAQRDARMQWWREARFGMFIHWGLYAVPAGSYKGERLPNIGEWIMNNAHIPVAEYEQFAQRFDPEQFDADAWARTAKAAGMKYIIITSKHHDGFAIFDSKVSRYDIVDATPYHRDALKALAAAAHREGLKFGVYYSIMDWHHPDAQAPNYPEYNSRTKTNPNFARYVETYMKPQLRELVTQYPEIDVLWFDGEWIPDWSDAQGKALYDWLRTLKPSLIINNRVGHSRNGMQGMSASGDAPGDFGTPEQQVPPEGLPGIDWETCMTMNDTWGFKSYDDDWKDTKTLVRTLVDVASKGGNLLLNVGPTAQGLIPAPSVSRLREMGDWMRANGNGESIYGTTASPFGLPAWGRYTTKGAKVYAHVFDWPKDRKLTLTGVTKRPSRVSLLVDGKPLDVTQGAGGAFVVTLPPVAPSTIASVLVLEGTR; encoded by the coding sequence ATGAAGACGCTCACACGACTCACCGTCGCGCTGCTGCTCGCCGCGACCGCCGGTGCGCAGCCGAAACCCGAGACGCCGGCCCAGCGCGACGCGCGCATGCAGTGGTGGCGCGAGGCGCGGTTCGGGATGTTCATCCACTGGGGGCTCTACGCCGTGCCCGCGGGCTCCTACAAGGGGGAGCGCCTGCCGAACATCGGCGAGTGGATCATGAACAACGCGCACATCCCGGTGGCGGAGTACGAGCAGTTCGCGCAGCGCTTCGACCCGGAGCAGTTCGACGCCGACGCGTGGGCGCGCACGGCGAAGGCGGCCGGGATGAAGTACATCATCATCACGTCGAAGCACCACGACGGCTTCGCGATCTTCGACTCCAAGGTGTCGCGCTACGACATCGTCGACGCGACGCCGTATCACCGCGATGCGCTGAAGGCGCTCGCCGCGGCCGCGCACCGCGAGGGGCTCAAGTTCGGGGTCTACTACTCCATCATGGACTGGCATCACCCCGACGCGCAGGCGCCGAACTACCCGGAGTACAACTCGCGCACGAAGACGAACCCGAACTTCGCGCGCTACGTCGAGACCTACATGAAGCCGCAGCTCCGCGAGCTCGTGACGCAGTATCCCGAGATCGACGTGCTGTGGTTCGACGGCGAGTGGATCCCCGACTGGAGCGATGCGCAGGGGAAGGCGCTGTACGACTGGCTGCGCACGTTGAAGCCGAGCCTCATCATCAACAACCGCGTCGGCCACTCGCGCAACGGCATGCAGGGGATGAGCGCGAGCGGCGACGCGCCCGGCGACTTCGGCACGCCCGAGCAGCAGGTGCCGCCCGAGGGGCTCCCGGGCATCGACTGGGAGACGTGCATGACGATGAACGACACGTGGGGCTTCAAGTCGTACGACGACGACTGGAAGGACACGAAGACGCTCGTCCGCACGCTCGTCGACGTCGCGTCCAAGGGCGGCAATCTCCTGCTCAACGTCGGGCCGACGGCCCAGGGGCTGATCCCCGCGCCGAGCGTGTCGCGCCTGCGCGAGATGGGCGACTGGATGCGCGCGAACGGTAACGGCGAGTCGATCTACGGCACGACGGCGAGCCCGTTCGGGCTGCCGGCGTGGGGACGGTACACGACGAAGGGCGCGAAGGTCTACGCGCACGTCTTCGACTGGCCGAAAGACCGCAAGCTCACGCTCACCGGCGTGACGAAGCGCCCGTCGCGCGTGTCGCTGCTCGTCGACGGCAAGCCGCTCGACGTGACGCAGGGTGCCGGCGGCGCGTTCGTCGTCACGCTGCCACCGGTGGCGCCGAGCACGATCGCGTCCGTGCTCGTGCTGGAGGGGACACGATGA